From Fibrobacter sp., a single genomic window includes:
- a CDS encoding TIGR01212 family radical SAM protein (This family includes YhcC from E. coli K-12, an uncharacterized radical SAM protein.) — MHYTPYRDLLLKLFPNYLKVRKLPLNGGMSCPNLDGTKGFAGCSYCNNRSFSPVFDQAQVAIQEQLDKFVPKLREKYPNAGILAYLQPYTNTHAPLKKLQGIIDPIIKHKEIAGLAIGTRPDCLEDEKIAHLAELNRKKPIIVEIGLQTANDLTLAAINRRHTLAEWTDAVKRCQGAGLTVTTHVIVGLPGETLIDFKHTAEVIRDMKLAAVKIHPLHIVTGTVMAQDYIAGQFKLLEFEEYCYAVAEMIKIIGKDTAIERFSGESPSEMLIAPNWCGERDRIIAEVEKLL, encoded by the coding sequence ATGAGCTGCCCGAACCTGGACGGCACCAAAGGTTTTGCGGGCTGCAGTTACTGCAACAACCGCAGTTTCAGTCCTGTCTTTGACCAGGCGCAGGTCGCCATCCAGGAGCAGTTGGACAAGTTCGTGCCAAAACTCCGGGAAAAGTACCCCAACGCAGGAATCCTCGCCTACCTGCAGCCCTACACCAACACCCATGCGCCTCTGAAAAAACTGCAGGGAATTATCGACCCGATCATCAAGCACAAGGAAATCGCGGGGCTTGCCATAGGCACCCGGCCGGACTGCCTGGAAGACGAAAAGATTGCCCACCTTGCGGAATTGAACCGCAAGAAGCCCATCATCGTGGAAATCGGGTTACAGACGGCCAACGACCTGACCCTTGCCGCCATCAACCGGAGGCACACCCTGGCCGAATGGACCGATGCCGTCAAGCGCTGCCAAGGGGCGGGCCTCACCGTGACCACCCACGTAATTGTCGGGCTTCCTGGTGAGACACTCATAGACTTCAAGCATACCGCCGAAGTGATTCGCGATATGAAGCTTGCCGCCGTAAAAATCCACCCGCTGCATATCGTGACCGGAACAGTCATGGCCCAGGACTACATCGCGGGGCAGTTCAAGCTGCTGGAATTCGAAGAATACTGCTACGCCGTGGCCGAAATGATCAAGATTATCGGGAAGGATACCGCCATCGAGCGGTTCAGCGGCGAGAGCCCCAGCGAGATGCTGATTGCCCCCAACTGGTGCGGCGAGCGGGACCGGATTATCGCCGAAGTAGAGAAACTGCTATAG